Proteins encoded by one window of Streptomyces sp. NBC_01142:
- a CDS encoding helix-turn-helix domain-containing protein, which translates to MTTQAPKPNPPSSSLDLPSIEKGKKLTGAEREDFAKKVVAAYRTPDRKVTIREICETTNRSYGAIHSLLSEAGATKRGRRPTGASGPVAK; encoded by the coding sequence ATGACGACGCAGGCCCCGAAGCCGAACCCACCCTCCAGCTCCCTAGATCTCCCCTCTATCGAGAAGGGCAAGAAGCTCACCGGGGCCGAGAGAGAAGACTTCGCGAAGAAGGTCGTGGCCGCCTATCGCACCCCGGATCGCAAAGTCACGATCCGCGAGATCTGCGAGACGACGAACCGGTCCTACGGCGCCATCCATTCCCTGCTGAGCGAGGCCGGGGCCACGAAGCGCGGCCGTAGGCCGACAGGTGCTTCCGGACCGGTGGCAAAGTGA
- a CDS encoding DUF6624 domain-containing protein — MSGPHEPGANHVAFASELLSRAEATREQWRTPGAERVRMTPEALVVVQQTQQDNAAGLHRIVERLGRWPGHSTVGEKACQAAVTLAVHCDHDPAFQQRLLRLLQTAVQSGEATSAQLAHLHDRCLVNAGQPQVYGTQHWYRADGELEAHRIADPAQLDTRRAGVGLPPYAEQARHLRERHGPLGSLSISATAEPIPLSERHAA; from the coding sequence GTGAGCGGGCCGCACGAGCCCGGGGCGAATCACGTCGCGTTCGCCAGCGAGCTGCTGAGCCGGGCAGAAGCCACCAGAGAGCAGTGGCGCACGCCCGGAGCCGAACGGGTCCGCATGACGCCGGAGGCCCTCGTGGTCGTCCAGCAGACCCAGCAGGACAACGCCGCCGGGCTGCACCGGATCGTGGAGCGCTTGGGACGGTGGCCGGGCCACAGCACCGTGGGTGAGAAGGCCTGCCAGGCGGCCGTGACTCTCGCGGTGCACTGCGACCACGACCCGGCCTTCCAGCAGAGGCTTCTGCGCCTACTCCAGACGGCCGTGCAATCCGGTGAAGCCACGAGCGCCCAGCTCGCTCACCTACACGACCGCTGTCTCGTCAACGCCGGGCAACCCCAGGTGTACGGCACCCAGCACTGGTACCGCGCCGACGGGGAGCTCGAAGCGCATCGGATCGCCGACCCCGCGCAGCTCGATACCCGCAGGGCCGGTGTCGGCCTGCCCCCGTACGCCGAGCAGGCCCGCCATCTGCGCGAGCGCCACGGGCCGCTCGGCTCCTTATCGATCTCCGCAACTGCGGAGCCCATCCCCCTGTCCGAAAGGCACGCGGCATGA